The following proteins are co-located in the Polyangia bacterium genome:
- the hemG gene encoding protoporphyrinogen oxidase codes for MRVAVIGGGISGLTAAHALGTSGHDVACIEPGTPPGGVVRSERHDGFLCETGPQALLDSAPATRRLIEDLGLSARVLATLPTAKRRFLYRDGRLQPLPLSPPALLRSSLLSWRGKLRLLREPFIKRPKAVDPDETVLAFGTRRFGLEAARHLLAPAVIGIYAADAATLAVQAALPRIAGFEREAGSILRGAIAARKQGGGAGKTVSFPDGLQELTGAIATRLGDRLIAGSARAIERRQNRWSIAIDGGPASVDADAVVIAASGAASAALLDDLAPRAAASLRAVPHAPAAVVSLGFHSAEPALGMDLAAYGFIVPREQGIDYLLGCQYETSIFPHRAPEGAVLLRAILGGTFCPDVVNKSDDTIAAIAVDDIGRVAGLNRDPDFVRVWRHPAGLPQYRPGHAALVAAAEADLARQPHLHLIGQTLFGVGVNDCIAAAAALAMRLTA; via the coding sequence GTGCGGGTGGCAGTGATCGGCGGCGGCATCTCGGGCCTGACCGCCGCCCACGCCCTCGGCACCAGCGGCCATGACGTGGCGTGCATCGAACCGGGCACGCCACCGGGCGGCGTGGTGCGCAGCGAACGGCACGATGGATTTCTCTGCGAGACCGGACCGCAGGCCTTGCTGGACAGCGCGCCGGCCACGCGGCGGTTGATCGAAGACCTGGGCTTGTCGGCGCGCGTGCTGGCCACGCTGCCGACGGCCAAGCGGCGGTTTCTGTATCGCGATGGCCGCCTGCAACCGTTGCCGCTGAGCCCACCGGCGCTGCTGCGTTCGTCGCTGCTCAGCTGGCGCGGCAAGCTGCGTCTGCTGCGCGAACCATTCATCAAGCGGCCGAAGGCCGTCGATCCCGACGAGACGGTGCTGGCCTTCGGCACGCGCCGTTTCGGCCTGGAAGCGGCGCGACACCTGCTGGCGCCGGCGGTGATCGGAATTTATGCCGCCGACGCCGCCACGCTGGCCGTGCAAGCCGCGCTGCCCCGCATCGCTGGCTTCGAGCGCGAAGCCGGCAGCATCCTGCGCGGGGCCATCGCCGCGCGCAAACAGGGCGGCGGCGCCGGCAAGACCGTCTCGTTCCCGGATGGCTTGCAAGAACTGACCGGCGCCATCGCCACCCGCCTCGGCGATCGCCTGATTGCCGGCAGCGCACGGGCGATCGAACGACGCCAGAATCGCTGGTCGATCGCCATCGATGGTGGTCCCGCTTCCGTCGACGCCGACGCGGTGGTGATCGCCGCCTCGGGTGCGGCCAGCGCGGCCTTGCTGGATGACCTGGCTCCGCGCGCCGCGGCGTCTCTCCGCGCGGTGCCGCACGCGCCGGCCGCGGTGGTGTCGCTCGGCTTTCACAGCGCAGAGCCGGCGCTGGGAATGGATCTCGCTGCCTATGGCTTTATCGTCCCGCGCGAGCAAGGCATCGATTACCTGCTCGGCTGCCAGTATGAGACGTCGATCTTCCCGCACCGCGCCCCCGAAGGCGCCGTTTTATTGCGGGCGATCTTGGGCGGCACGTTCTGCCCCGACGTGGTGAACAAGAGCGACGACACCATCGCCGCCATCGCCGTCGATGACATCGGGCGGGTGGCCGGCCTCAACCGCGATCCCGACTTCGTCCGCGTCTGGCGCCACCCAGCCGGCCTGCCGCAGTATCGGCCGGGCCACGCCGCGCTGGTCGCTGCCGCCGAGGCCGATCTGGCGCGCCAGCCGCACCTGCACTTGATTGGTCAGACCTTGTTCGGCGTCGGCGTCAATGATTGCATCGCCGCGGCGGCCGCGCTGGCGATGCGACTGACAGCTTGA
- the hemH gene encoding ferrochelatase — MSAHQNPVPIGVVALNLGGPDSPEAVEPFLRRLFGDPEVIQLGWAQPLQPLLAWLIAKRRAPFSRAAYQQIGGKSPIGEETARQIAAVATALRDRGIAARPYVAMACWHPLSEEAVAAMIGDGITRAIALPLYPHYSKTTTGSSMTLLARALAQTKSSIALAAVRNYPDAPGYIEALCDRVRDAIATLPETSRAEAPVLFSAHGLPEAYIRRGDPYLDEIRKTVAAVSRQLNLGNRSQLAFQSRVGRQKWLGPYTEEALDALAANGHRAVVVVPVAFTGEHIETLQEIDILYRERATKRGITHFARAKTVGCHPAFIGALAELTADVARAQGWA, encoded by the coding sequence ATGAGCGCGCACCAGAACCCAGTGCCCATCGGGGTGGTCGCTTTGAACCTGGGCGGTCCCGACTCACCGGAGGCGGTCGAGCCGTTCCTGCGCCGGCTGTTCGGCGATCCGGAGGTGATTCAACTCGGCTGGGCGCAACCGCTGCAGCCGCTGCTGGCCTGGCTGATCGCCAAGCGGCGGGCGCCGTTTTCACGGGCCGCCTATCAACAGATCGGCGGCAAATCGCCCATCGGCGAGGAGACCGCCCGGCAGATCGCCGCCGTGGCGACCGCGCTACGCGATCGAGGAATCGCCGCCCGTCCCTACGTGGCGATGGCCTGCTGGCATCCGCTGTCGGAAGAGGCGGTCGCCGCGATGATCGGCGATGGCATCACCCGGGCCATCGCCTTGCCGCTTTATCCCCACTATTCAAAGACCACCACCGGCTCGTCGATGACATTGCTGGCGCGGGCGCTGGCCCAGACGAAAAGTTCGATCGCCTTGGCGGCGGTGCGCAATTATCCGGACGCGCCCGGTTACATCGAGGCGTTGTGCGATCGGGTGCGCGACGCCATCGCCACGCTGCCAGAGACGTCACGTGCCGAGGCGCCGGTGCTGTTCTCGGCCCACGGCTTGCCCGAGGCGTACATCCGGCGCGGCGATCCGTATCTGGACGAGATCAGAAAAACGGTGGCGGCGGTCAGCCGGCAGTTGAACCTGGGCAACCGATCGCAGCTGGCGTTTCAAAGCCGGGTCGGCCGCCAAAAGTGGCTGGGGCCGTACACCGAAGAAGCACTCGACGCCCTGGCCGCAAACGGGCACCGGGCGGTGGTGGTGGTGCCGGTGGCCTTCACCGGCGAACACATCGAGACGCTGCAAGAGATCGACATCCTCTATCGCGAGCGAGCCACAAAACGTGGCATCACCCATTTTGCCCGCGCGAAAACCGTCGGTTGCCACCCGGCCTTCATCGGCGCGCTGGCCGAGCTGACCGCCGACGTGGCGCGCGCGCAGGGCTGGGCCTAG
- the hemE gene encoding uroporphyrinogen decarboxylase, producing the protein MEPLFLRACRGETTERPPLWMMRQAGRYLPEYRAVRAGVSFLDLCKTPRLAAEVTLQPIRRFGFDAAILFSDLLVPLEAMGLEVQFTEQGPRLPQPIRTPADLERVRRFDPAKETDFVLETIAELRAPLGETPLIGFAGAPFTVATYAVEGKTAKNFLETKGFFYRHPTEARRLLKLIGDATADYLRAQVAAGAQAIQIFDSWVGIVSVEDWDEFVREPTAALIASVRATGVPVIYFANGATTIFDRIGRIGADVYGVDWRLPLDEARARLGGAAAVQGNLDPAVLLGPIDQIEARAADVVRRGGRRGHIFNLGHGITPETPIASVEALVRAVRGA; encoded by the coding sequence ATGGAACCCCTGTTTTTGCGAGCCTGTCGCGGCGAAACCACCGAACGTCCCCCGCTGTGGATGATGCGCCAGGCGGGGCGATACCTGCCGGAGTACCGCGCGGTCCGGGCCGGGGTGTCGTTCCTGGACCTGTGCAAGACGCCCAGGCTGGCGGCCGAGGTGACGCTGCAGCCGATCCGGCGCTTTGGCTTCGACGCCGCGATCTTGTTCTCCGATCTGCTGGTGCCGCTGGAGGCGATGGGCCTCGAGGTGCAGTTCACCGAACAAGGCCCGCGCCTGCCGCAGCCGATCCGCACGCCCGCCGATCTGGAACGCGTGCGACGCTTTGATCCGGCGAAGGAAACCGACTTCGTGCTGGAGACCATCGCCGAGCTGCGCGCGCCGCTGGGGGAAACGCCGCTGATCGGTTTCGCCGGCGCGCCCTTCACCGTCGCCACCTACGCCGTCGAGGGCAAGACGGCGAAGAATTTCCTCGAGACCAAAGGGTTCTTTTACCGCCACCCGACGGAGGCGCGCCGCCTGCTGAAGCTGATCGGCGACGCCACCGCCGATTACCTGCGCGCGCAGGTGGCGGCGGGCGCGCAGGCCATCCAGATCTTCGATTCCTGGGTGGGGATCGTCTCGGTCGAAGATTGGGACGAATTCGTGCGCGAGCCGACGGCGGCGCTGATCGCCAGCGTGCGCGCCACCGGCGTGCCGGTCATCTACTTCGCCAACGGCGCGACAACCATCTTCGATCGCATCGGACGCATCGGCGCCGATGTCTACGGCGTCGACTGGCGCCTGCCCCTCGACGAGGCGCGGGCCCGTTTGGGCGGCGCGGCAGCGGTGCAAGGCAACCTCGATCCGGCCGTGTTACTGGGCCCGATTGATCAGATCGAAGCGCGCGCCGCGGACGTGGTCCGGCGCGGCGGGCGACGCGGGCACATCTTCAACCTGGGCCACGGCATCACGCCGGAAACGCCGATCGCCAGCGTCGAGGCGCTGGTGCGCGCCGTGCGCGGCGCATGA
- a CDS encoding Mov34/MPN/PAD-1 family protein, with product MSTAAKPAPPHPVVTAEALQAIYEHARRDYPKECCGIIYGPRGQAIADNAAACPNIQDRLHAEDPVRNPRDARTAYNLDAPDLFRLQKSLRGEAPAKIVYHSHVNVGAYFSETDQAAAQLDGEPSYPVEYVVIDVQADGARGAAQFCWDSEHKRYVEVGRYAPATG from the coding sequence ATGAGCACCGCCGCCAAACCCGCCCCGCCCCACCCGGTCGTCACCGCCGAGGCCCTGCAGGCCATCTACGAGCACGCCCGCCGCGACTACCCGAAGGAGTGCTGCGGGATCATCTATGGTCCGCGCGGCCAAGCGATCGCCGACAACGCCGCGGCCTGCCCCAACATTCAAGACCGGCTGCACGCCGAGGATCCGGTCCGCAACCCGCGCGACGCCCGCACCGCGTACAACCTGGACGCGCCCGATCTCTTTCGGCTACAGAAAAGCCTGCGCGGGGAGGCGCCGGCGAAGATTGTCTACCACTCGCACGTGAACGTGGGCGCCTACTTCAGCGAAACCGATCAGGCGGCGGCCCAGCTTGACGGCGAGCCCAGCTACCCCGTCGAGTATGTGGTCATCGACGTCCAGGCCGACGGCGCCCGCGGCGCCGCCCAGTTCTGCTGGGACAGCGAACACAAACGTTACGTCGAAGTGGGACGGTACGCGCCCGCCACCGGCTGA
- a CDS encoding cysteine synthase family protein: MNNAIDVIRSAAEQVMQMETLRRARLRVAERITDLIGDTPIVRLRAFDCETPNVEIWAKCEFLNPGGSVKDRAAYQMIKDAIRTGALKPGQTIIDSTSGNTGVAYALIGGAMGYPVTLVMPGNVSWARRKITEAFGTKLVFSDPMEGSDGAIRLCRQMVADNPGAFYYPDQYSNPSNPLAHYNTTGREIWEQTDGRVTHFATGIGTSGTVMGTGRRLKEYRRDIEVWAVEPDDALHGLEGLKHMASSLVPPIYHPEELNGVIPMDTDEAWAVSERLAKEEGLLVGHSSGGALAGALRIAKRLHATGQPGVVVTLFPDRADRYFEAPVNKQTPRP, translated from the coding sequence ATGAACAACGCCATCGATGTCATTCGCTCGGCCGCCGAGCAGGTCATGCAGATGGAGACTCTGCGCCGCGCCCGCCTGCGCGTCGCCGAGCGCATCACCGATCTCATCGGCGACACGCCCATCGTCCGCTTGCGCGCCTTTGACTGCGAGACGCCCAACGTAGAAATCTGGGCCAAGTGCGAGTTCCTGAATCCCGGCGGTTCGGTGAAGGACCGGGCGGCCTACCAGATGATCAAGGACGCCATCCGCACCGGCGCCCTCAAGCCGGGACAGACCATCATCGATTCCACCAGCGGCAACACCGGCGTCGCCTACGCGCTGATCGGCGGGGCGATGGGCTATCCGGTGACGCTGGTGATGCCCGGCAACGTCTCGTGGGCGCGGCGCAAGATCACCGAGGCCTTCGGGACCAAGCTGGTGTTCTCGGATCCGATGGAAGGCTCGGACGGGGCGATTCGCCTGTGCCGCCAGATGGTGGCCGACAACCCAGGCGCCTTTTATTACCCCGACCAGTATTCGAACCCGTCGAACCCGCTGGCTCATTACAACACCACCGGCCGCGAGATCTGGGAGCAGACCGATGGGCGCGTCACCCACTTCGCCACCGGCATCGGCACCAGCGGCACGGTGATGGGCACGGGCCGGCGCTTGAAGGAATACCGCCGCGACATCGAAGTGTGGGCGGTCGAGCCCGACGACGCCTTGCACGGCCTGGAAGGCCTCAAGCACATGGCGAGCTCCCTGGTGCCGCCGATCTATCACCCCGAAGAATTGAACGGCGTCATCCCGATGGACACCGACGAAGCGTGGGCGGTCTCCGAGCGGCTGGCCAAGGAAGAAGGCTTGCTGGTCGGGCATTCGTCGGGCGGCGCGCTGGCCGGGGCGTTGCGTATCGCCAAGCGCCTGCACGCCACCGGACAGCCGGGCGTGGTGGTGACGCTGTTCCCTGATCGGGCCGATCGCTACTTCGAGGCGCCCGTCAACAAGCAGACGCCCCGTCCGTAA
- a CDS encoding ThiF family adenylyltransferase — protein sequence MNADVVSRFARQIALPEIGPDGQRRLLAARVAVVGADLTAETAARYLAAAGVGRLRWLDGGATAVDDELRGSNPDVAIEHGALPEGGAAWLAVLDGVDAVLRSGFDDDPLLRAAVRRGLPVVAVRGRDEGVELIAFRKNGPCPHAPLDVPAQASAPPSEGAAAIVAGTLAATEILHVLLGNGGTAPARHLGLPLDGRPLRAAELPWSPACFACGGHDSEMSFA from the coding sequence ATGAACGCCGACGTTGTTTCTCGTTTCGCGCGGCAGATCGCTTTGCCGGAGATCGGACCCGACGGGCAGCGGCGGCTGCTGGCGGCGCGGGTGGCCGTGGTGGGCGCCGATCTGACGGCGGAGACCGCCGCGCGCTATCTGGCGGCGGCGGGCGTCGGACGGCTGCGCTGGTTGGACGGCGGCGCGACGGCCGTCGACGACGAGCTGCGCGGATCCAACCCCGACGTGGCGATCGAGCATGGTGCGCTGCCCGAGGGTGGCGCGGCCTGGCTGGCGGTGCTGGACGGCGTGGACGCCGTGTTGCGCTCGGGGTTCGACGACGATCCCTTGCTGCGGGCGGCGGTCCGTCGGGGCCTGCCGGTGGTGGCGGTGCGCGGGCGCGACGAAGGCGTGGAGCTCATCGCCTTTCGCAAGAACGGCCCCTGCCCGCACGCGCCGCTGGACGTGCCGGCGCAAGCCTCGGCGCCGCCCAGCGAAGGCGCGGCGGCGATCGTCGCCGGCACCTTGGCGGCGACGGAGATCCTGCACGTGCTCCTCGGCAACGGCGGCACGGCGCCGGCGCGCCACCTCGGCCTGCCGCTGGACGGCCGCCCGCTGCGCGCCGCCGAGCTCCCCTGGTCACCCGCCTGCTTCGCCTGCGGCGGCCACGACAGCGAGATGTCGTTCGCGTGA
- a CDS encoding ubiquitin-like small modifier protein 1, with the protein MPTVRIPTPLRKLTQGKEEVTAQGSTIGALIASLETQYPGIKERICDDSGQVRRFVNIFANDEDIRFLKNLETPVKDSDEISIVPAIAGG; encoded by the coding sequence ATGCCCACCGTCAGAATTCCCACCCCGCTGCGCAAGCTGACGCAGGGGAAAGAAGAAGTCACCGCCCAGGGCAGCACCATCGGCGCGCTGATCGCCAGCCTGGAAACCCAGTACCCGGGCATCAAAGAACGCATCTGCGACGACAGCGGCCAGGTGAGGCGGTTCGTGAACATCTTCGCCAACGACGAAGATATCCGCTTCCTGAAAAATCTTGAGACGCCGGTCAAGGACAGCGACGAGATCTCCATCGTCCCGGCCATCGCCGGCGGCTAG
- the thrC gene encoding threonine synthase: MSTALVGSNAQASFVQGLQCRECGNQIPKAPVHVCEFCFGPLEVTYDYAAIGKVLTRALIESRPKTMWRYAELLPLDGPPAVGLATGMTPLLRADRLAKKLGVRELWVKNDAVNYPTLSFKDRVVSVAVSKAREFGLDVVACASTGNLANATAAQAAAAGMPAVILIPFDLEPAKVLGTIVYGARVFAVKGTYDDVNRLCSEIAGKYGWGFVNVNLRPFYGEGSKSYGFEIAEQLGWKTPAHVVVPMAGGALVTKIGKAFAEFEKLGLLASGSRKAKIHGAQAAGCSPIVDMVLENREQIRPVKTPTSIAKSLAIGNPADGFYARQTIIDSGGWAAKPDDPEIIAAMRLLAETEGIFAETAGGVTLGATIRLINDGKIGRDDGPIVVCVTGNGMKTQDPLVGQLPEPVSIGPRLSDFDEAQSKLKS; the protein is encoded by the coding sequence ATGAGCACAGCATTGGTAGGAAGCAACGCGCAGGCATCGTTCGTTCAAGGGCTGCAGTGCCGCGAATGCGGCAACCAGATCCCCAAGGCGCCGGTCCACGTCTGCGAGTTCTGCTTCGGTCCGCTGGAGGTGACCTACGACTACGCCGCCATCGGCAAGGTGCTGACCCGCGCCCTCATCGAATCGCGGCCGAAGACGATGTGGCGCTACGCTGAGCTCTTGCCGCTGGACGGTCCGCCCGCGGTGGGCCTGGCCACCGGCATGACGCCGCTGCTGCGCGCCGATCGCCTGGCGAAAAAACTGGGCGTGCGCGAGCTGTGGGTGAAGAACGACGCCGTCAATTATCCGACGCTGTCGTTCAAGGACCGCGTGGTCTCCGTCGCCGTGTCCAAGGCGCGCGAGTTCGGCCTTGACGTGGTGGCCTGCGCGTCGACGGGGAATCTGGCCAATGCAACAGCCGCCCAGGCCGCCGCCGCCGGGATGCCGGCGGTGATTCTGATTCCCTTCGATCTCGAGCCGGCCAAGGTGCTGGGGACGATCGTCTACGGCGCCCGCGTCTTTGCCGTCAAAGGCACCTACGACGACGTCAACCGGCTGTGCTCGGAGATCGCCGGCAAGTACGGCTGGGGCTTCGTCAACGTGAATTTACGACCATTTTACGGCGAGGGTTCCAAGAGCTACGGCTTCGAGATCGCCGAGCAACTGGGCTGGAAGACCCCCGCCCACGTGGTGGTCCCGATGGCCGGCGGCGCGCTGGTCACCAAGATCGGCAAGGCCTTCGCCGAATTCGAAAAGCTGGGATTGCTGGCCTCGGGATCGCGCAAGGCGAAGATCCATGGCGCGCAGGCGGCCGGCTGCTCGCCCATCGTCGACATGGTCCTCGAGAACCGCGAGCAGATCCGCCCGGTGAAGACGCCCACCAGCATCGCCAAGTCGCTGGCCATCGGCAACCCGGCCGACGGCTTTTACGCCCGCCAGACCATCATCGACTCGGGCGGCTGGGCGGCCAAGCCCGACGATCCGGAGATCATCGCGGCGATGCGCCTTCTGGCCGAGACCGAAGGCATCTTCGCCGAGACCGCCGGCGGCGTGACCCTGGGCGCCACCATCCGCCTGATCAACGACGGCAAGATCGGCCGCGACGACGGCCCCATCGTGGTGTGCGTCACCGGCAACGGCATGAAGACGCAAGATCCGCTGGTCGGCCAGCTTCCCGAACCGGTGTCAATCGGACCCCGGCTGTCTGATTTCGATGAAGCGCAATCCAAACTGAAGTCGTAA
- a CDS encoding HesA/MoeB/ThiF family protein — MNNASNNSVLIIGAGGLGCPAALAAAAGGVRRIGIVDDDRVDASNLHRQILHSVATVGQYKATSLAAALKRRFPTVEVVPQVARFDAANAGALIAGYQVIVDGSDNFATKFVANDAAVLAGKALVHGAAVGTGGQLLTVPAGGHPCYRCLFEELPPPGVGPSCAEAGVLGPVPGVVGALQGAEAVRLCRGESPAFIGRLIQYDSPGMIARAVTFKPNPLCRVCGESPLIRRLDPADYPAAGCPV; from the coding sequence ATGAACAACGCCAGCAACAACAGCGTGCTGATCATCGGCGCGGGTGGCCTCGGCTGCCCAGCGGCGCTGGCGGCGGCGGCCGGTGGTGTGCGGCGCATCGGCATCGTCGACGACGATCGGGTCGATGCCAGCAACCTGCACCGGCAGATCCTGCACAGCGTGGCCACGGTCGGGCAATACAAGGCGACGTCGCTGGCCGCGGCGCTGAAGCGACGCTTCCCCACCGTCGAGGTCGTCCCGCAGGTGGCGCGCTTCGACGCCGCCAACGCCGGCGCGTTGATCGCCGGCTATCAGGTGATCGTCGACGGTTCAGACAACTTCGCCACCAAGTTCGTGGCCAACGACGCCGCGGTGCTGGCCGGTAAGGCGCTGGTCCACGGCGCGGCGGTCGGCACCGGCGGACAGTTGCTGACCGTGCCGGCGGGCGGCCATCCTTGTTACCGCTGCCTGTTCGAAGAGCTGCCGCCGCCCGGCGTCGGCCCGTCGTGCGCCGAGGCCGGCGTGTTGGGTCCGGTGCCCGGCGTGGTCGGCGCGCTGCAAGGAGCGGAAGCGGTGCGGCTTTGCCGCGGCGAAAGTCCCGCCTTCATCGGGCGTCTCATCCAGTATGATTCGCCGGGCATGATCGCCCGCGCCGTCACGTTCAAACCAAATCCGCTGTGCCGCGTTTGCGGGGAAAGCCCGCTCATTCGTCGGTTGGATCCAGCGGACTATCCGGCGGCCGGCTGTCCGGTCTGA
- the cysK gene encoding cysteine synthase A, translated as MPAIAVSSMLELIGGTPLVRLRHLTDASMADVFCKCEQFNPGGSLKDRVALSMIEAAEREGRLRPGESVIVEPTSGNTGVGLALVAAAKGYRLILTMPDNMSLERRALLKAYGAEVHLTPAAAVMRGAVEKANEICRQNPRAFMPQQFNNPANVEAHRRTTAPEILAQLGTRSLHAFVHGVGTGGTITGVGQVARARFPGVRIVAVEPEKSAVLSGGPAGEHRIDGIGAGFIPAILDRSVITDIRTISEIDAQHTKLALARREGLLVGISAGASVKIALDVARELGPGKTVVTILCDTGERYFSSDAYFE; from the coding sequence ATGCCGGCCATCGCGGTGAGCAGCATGCTCGAGCTGATCGGAGGAACGCCCCTGGTCAGGCTGCGCCATCTCACCGATGCGTCGATGGCCGACGTGTTCTGCAAGTGCGAGCAGTTCAACCCCGGCGGCTCGTTGAAGGATCGCGTGGCCCTGTCGATGATCGAAGCGGCCGAGCGCGAAGGCCGGCTGCGTCCCGGCGAATCGGTGATCGTCGAGCCGACCTCGGGCAACACCGGCGTGGGCCTGGCGCTGGTGGCGGCGGCCAAGGGATATCGGTTGATCCTCACCATGCCGGACAACATGTCGCTGGAACGCCGCGCGCTTTTGAAAGCGTACGGCGCCGAGGTGCACTTGACGCCGGCGGCGGCGGTGATGCGCGGCGCGGTCGAGAAGGCCAACGAGATCTGTCGCCAGAACCCCCGCGCCTTCATGCCCCAGCAATTCAACAACCCGGCCAACGTCGAAGCGCACCGCCGCACCACCGCGCCAGAGATCCTGGCGCAACTGGGGACGCGATCGTTGCATGCGTTCGTGCACGGCGTGGGCACCGGCGGCACCATCACCGGCGTCGGTCAGGTGGCGCGCGCACGCTTTCCCGGCGTGCGCATCGTCGCCGTCGAGCCGGAGAAAAGCGCGGTCTTGTCGGGCGGCCCCGCCGGCGAGCACCGCATCGACGGCATCGGCGCCGGCTTCATCCCGGCGATCCTCGATCGTTCGGTGATCACCGACATCCGCACCATCTCGGAGATCGACGCCCAGCACACCAAGCTGGCGCTGGCCCGGCGCGAAGGTTTACTGGTCGGGATCTCCGCCGGGGCGTCGGTGAAGATCGCCCTCGACGTGGCTCGGGAATTGGGGCCTGGCAAGACCGTGGTGACCATCCTCTGCGACACCGGCGAACGCTATTTCAGCTCGGACGCGTACTTCGAATGA
- a CDS encoding CoA-binding protein: MPSVAVVGASQNPHKYGNRAVRAYLRRRWTVYPVNPTETIIEGLPVFRSVADIPGAVDRATVYVPPEIGMGLLPDFQRKGIAEIFLNPGSESEELVAEAERLGLNTIQACSIIDIGERP; this comes from the coding sequence ATGCCCAGCGTGGCCGTGGTGGGCGCCTCGCAGAACCCGCACAAATACGGCAACCGCGCCGTGCGCGCGTACCTGCGGCGCCGCTGGACGGTGTATCCGGTGAACCCCACCGAGACCATCATCGAAGGGTTGCCGGTTTTTCGTTCGGTGGCGGACATTCCGGGCGCGGTGGATCGCGCGACGGTGTACGTGCCGCCGGAGATTGGGATGGGCCTCCTGCCGGATTTCCAGCGCAAGGGGATCGCGGAGATCTTTTTGAATCCGGGGTCCGAGAGCGAAGAGCTGGTAGCCGAGGCGGAGCGCCTGGGGCTAAACACCATCCAGGCCTGTTCGATCATCGACATCGGCGAGCGGCCGTAG
- a CDS encoding L-threonylcarbamoyladenylate synthase, with protein sequence MKSAVEVLTKGGVIAFPTDTLYGLGCAFGQRRATDRIRLMRNLDLKRRPLTFLLPDLGQVAHYAVVTTEAYRILSRILPGPYCIELGATPAVPDPFVVGQRRNIGVRVPAHPVCERLLWSLGAPLLTATAKGRDDRLLRTAAEIDEEFGSEVDLILDGGPLLGPPSTVISLLDDWVRVLRQGKGPTENLVG encoded by the coding sequence GTGAAATCTGCGGTCGAGGTTTTGACGAAGGGCGGCGTGATCGCCTTTCCCACCGACACGCTTTACGGGTTGGGCTGCGCCTTCGGCCAGCGGCGGGCCACCGATCGCATCCGGCTGATGCGCAACCTTGATCTCAAGCGCCGTCCGCTGACGTTCCTTCTGCCCGATCTCGGCCAGGTGGCCCACTACGCGGTGGTCACCACCGAGGCCTATCGCATCCTGTCGCGCATCTTGCCTGGTCCTTATTGCATCGAGCTTGGCGCCACGCCGGCGGTGCCGGATCCGTTCGTGGTCGGCCAGCGTCGCAACATCGGCGTGCGCGTCCCCGCCCACCCGGTCTGCGAGCGCCTGCTGTGGTCGCTGGGCGCGCCGTTGCTGACGGCGACCGCCAAGGGCCGCGACGATCGCTTGCTGCGCACCGCCGCCGAGATCGACGAGGAGTTCGGCAGCGAGGTGGACCTGATCCTGGACGGCGGTCCGCTCTTGGGTCCGCCGTCGACGGTGATCAGCCTGCTCGATGACTGGGTGCGGGTCTTGCGACAGGGCAAGGGCCCGACGGAAAACCTGGTCGGGTAG
- a CDS encoding RlmE family RNA methyltransferase, producing MSKLGDARHRHDVFFKKAREEGFAARSVYKLEEIDRKLKLLRSGARVLDLGCRPGSWLQYAVRVAGRHGTVVGIDRDPLPTPIAGARVIEGDIFKVTDADLLGEAAAFDVILSDMAPDTTGIRATDQARSAALFEEALGRAERLLAPGGGFVGKIFQGPDLAAIRRRMSARFSTVRIVKPESSRAQSIEIYLAGSGYAPAT from the coding sequence ATGTCCAAGCTGGGAGACGCGCGGCATCGGCATGACGTCTTCTTCAAGAAGGCGCGCGAGGAAGGGTTCGCCGCGCGGTCGGTCTACAAGCTGGAGGAGATCGACCGCAAACTGAAGTTGCTGCGTTCCGGAGCGCGCGTGCTGGATCTCGGCTGTCGGCCGGGGTCGTGGCTGCAGTATGCGGTGCGCGTGGCGGGTCGGCACGGGACCGTGGTGGGCATCGATCGCGATCCGCTGCCGACGCCCATCGCCGGGGCGCGGGTGATCGAAGGCGATATCTTCAAGGTCACGGACGCCGATCTGCTGGGCGAGGCGGCGGCGTTCGATGTGATCCTCTCGGACATGGCGCCGGACACCACCGGCATCCGGGCGACCGATCAGGCGCGATCGGCGGCGCTGTTCGAAGAGGCGCTGGGCCGCGCCGAACGCCTGCTGGCCCCAGGCGGCGGCTTCGTCGGCAAGATCTTCCAGGGTCCCGATCTGGCCGCCATCCGCAGACGCATGAGCGCGCGTTTTTCCACCGTGCGCATCGTCAAGCCAGAGAGCTCGCGTGCGCAGAGCATCGAGATCTATCTGGCCGGCAGCGGCTACGCGCCAGCGACTTGA